One genomic segment of Hordeum vulgare subsp. vulgare chromosome 2H, MorexV3_pseudomolecules_assembly, whole genome shotgun sequence includes these proteins:
- the LOC123428019 gene encoding endoribonuclease YBEY, chloroplastic-like isoform X2 — MARLHHLLSRALASNHLLRPPPLPFSARPTLPLHPQPPPPPHPHGRSPPPFPSAASRHYASSIPRRRRRGSAPTMFPRRRRARRKGPGELSVQIGIEEALPDDPLILSIAETLRTDAGKAMKLAFHNLGNSEYKTRDPCISNVDEYDSVEVSLLLCDDDFIRKLNKEWRDEDHATDVLSMSQHIPGLQIPVLQLGDLVISVETARRQAEERGHALLDEIRILMVHGLLHLLGFDHELSKEAEEEMEQEEEHILNTLEWKGKGLIKSAYHFCTDMDHSENSDANRDIEKRSLREGHQPKLTHIVCDIDGHLHSESIESLREAISRGVTVIMLTGKTRASTIATFKLLNMEGRGDFISENSPGVFLQGSLVYGEHGQLIYRANLDVDICKEACLYSMNHKIPLVAYCEEQCLTLFEHPSVDLLHTVHHETKVKVMPSVEDLLEYSSIQKLLFLGNTDEDFSVLTRHWSELTEGKACVIKGQLNALEIVPLNASKGGGIRVLLDHLGITEDSDLEVVGDYTRWLSNK, encoded by the exons atggcgcgcctccaccaccttctctCCCGCGCGCTCGCCTCCAACCACCTCCTCCGCCCTCCCCCGCTCCCATTTTCAGCGCGCCCGACTCTCCCGCTTcacccgcagccgccgccgcctcctcatcccCACGGTCGCAGCCCACCCCCTTTCCCCTCGGCCGCCTCGCGGCACTACGCGTCGTCCATACCCAGACGACGGCGGCGCGGCTCGGCGCCGACGATGTTTCCGAGGCGGAGGAGAGCCAGGCGGAAGGGCCCCGGCGAGCTCAGCGTGCAGATTGGCATCGAAGAAGCCCTCCCCGACGACCCCCTCATCCTG AGTATTGCAGAGACGCTTCGAACGGATGCTGGGAAGGCAATGAAGCTGGCATTCCACAATTTGGGGAACTCGGAGTACAAGACCAGGGACCCTTGCATAAGCAATGTGGATGAGTACGATAGCGTCGAGGTATCTCTGCTGCTCTGTGACGACGATTTTAtcaggaagctgaacaaggaaTGGAGGGATGAGGACCACGCGACAGACGTCCTGTCAATGTCGCAGCATATCCCAGGGCTCCAGATTCCCGTT CTGCAACTAGGTGACTTGGTAATTTCTGTTGAGACAGCCCGACGCCAAGCAGAAGAAAGAGGCCATGCACTTCTTGATGAGATAAGAATTCTCATG GTTCATGGATTGTTGCATTTATTGGGCTTTGATCATGAACTCAGCAAGGAAGCTGAAGAAGAGATGGAGCAGGAAGAAGAACATATATTAAATACTCTTGAATGGAAAGGGAAAGGACTCATTAAGAGCGCGTATCATTTCTGTACTGATATGGATCATTCAGAAAATTCTGATG ccaataGAGATATAGAGAAAAGGAGTTTACGGGAGGGTCATCAGCCGAAACTGACACATATAGTATGTGATATAGATG GACACCTGCATTCAGAATCAATAGAATCTTTGAGAGAGGCAATATCACGGGGAGTAACTGTTATCATGCTCACTGGCAAG ACCCGTGCTTCCACCATAGCAACCTTCAAGCTTCTTAATATGGAAGGAAGAGGTGATTTTATATCGGAGAATTCACCTGGTGTATTTCTACAG GGTTCACTTGTATATGGAGAGCATGGCCAACTTATTTATAGAGCAAACTTGGATGTAGATATATGCAAGGAG GCATGTTTGTACTCCATGAATCATAAAATTCCTCTTGTTGCATACTGTGAGGAACAATGTTTGACCTTGTTTGAACATCCTTCTGTCGACTTGTTGCACACTGTGCACCATGAGACCAAG GTAAAAGTGATGCCTTCAGTCGAGGACCTCTTGGAATATTCATCGATTCAG AAGTTGCTTTTCCTTGGCAACACGGATGAAGATTTTTCTGTCCTCACACGGCACTGGTCGGAACTAACAGAGGGGAAAGCATGTGTTATCAAAGGGCAGCTAAATGCACTTGAGATTGTTCCCCTTAATGCTTCAAAAGGTGGTGGTATAAGGGTTCTACTTGATCATCTCGGAATAACTGAAGAT TCTGATCTTGAGGTTGTTGGAGACTATACCAGATGGCTAAGCAACAAGTGA
- the LOC123428019 gene encoding endoribonuclease YBEY, chloroplastic-like isoform X1 yields MARLHHLLSRALASNHLLRPPPLPFSARPTLPLHPQPPPPPHPHGRSPPPFPSAASRHYASSIPRRRRRGSAPTMFPRRRRARRKGPGELSVQIGIEEALPDDPLILSIAETLRTDAGKAMKLAFHNLGNSEYKTRDPCISNVDEYDSVEVSLLLCDDDFIRKLNKEWRDEDHATDVLSMSQHIPGLQIPVLQLGDLVISVETARRQAEERGHALLDEIRILMVHGLLHLLGFDHELSKEAEEEMEQEEEHILNTLEWKGKGLIKSAYHFCTDMDHSENSDEANRDIEKRSLREGHQPKLTHIVCDIDGHLHSESIESLREAISRGVTVIMLTGKTRASTIATFKLLNMEGRGDFISENSPGVFLQGSLVYGEHGQLIYRANLDVDICKEACLYSMNHKIPLVAYCEEQCLTLFEHPSVDLLHTVHHETKVKVMPSVEDLLEYSSIQKLLFLGNTDEDFSVLTRHWSELTEGKACVIKGQLNALEIVPLNASKGGGIRVLLDHLGITEDSDLEVVGDYTRWLSNK; encoded by the exons atggcgcgcctccaccaccttctctCCCGCGCGCTCGCCTCCAACCACCTCCTCCGCCCTCCCCCGCTCCCATTTTCAGCGCGCCCGACTCTCCCGCTTcacccgcagccgccgccgcctcctcatcccCACGGTCGCAGCCCACCCCCTTTCCCCTCGGCCGCCTCGCGGCACTACGCGTCGTCCATACCCAGACGACGGCGGCGCGGCTCGGCGCCGACGATGTTTCCGAGGCGGAGGAGAGCCAGGCGGAAGGGCCCCGGCGAGCTCAGCGTGCAGATTGGCATCGAAGAAGCCCTCCCCGACGACCCCCTCATCCTG AGTATTGCAGAGACGCTTCGAACGGATGCTGGGAAGGCAATGAAGCTGGCATTCCACAATTTGGGGAACTCGGAGTACAAGACCAGGGACCCTTGCATAAGCAATGTGGATGAGTACGATAGCGTCGAGGTATCTCTGCTGCTCTGTGACGACGATTTTAtcaggaagctgaacaaggaaTGGAGGGATGAGGACCACGCGACAGACGTCCTGTCAATGTCGCAGCATATCCCAGGGCTCCAGATTCCCGTT CTGCAACTAGGTGACTTGGTAATTTCTGTTGAGACAGCCCGACGCCAAGCAGAAGAAAGAGGCCATGCACTTCTTGATGAGATAAGAATTCTCATG GTTCATGGATTGTTGCATTTATTGGGCTTTGATCATGAACTCAGCAAGGAAGCTGAAGAAGAGATGGAGCAGGAAGAAGAACATATATTAAATACTCTTGAATGGAAAGGGAAAGGACTCATTAAGAGCGCGTATCATTTCTGTACTGATATGGATCATTCAGAAAATTCTGATG aagccaataGAGATATAGAGAAAAGGAGTTTACGGGAGGGTCATCAGCCGAAACTGACACATATAGTATGTGATATAGATG GACACCTGCATTCAGAATCAATAGAATCTTTGAGAGAGGCAATATCACGGGGAGTAACTGTTATCATGCTCACTGGCAAG ACCCGTGCTTCCACCATAGCAACCTTCAAGCTTCTTAATATGGAAGGAAGAGGTGATTTTATATCGGAGAATTCACCTGGTGTATTTCTACAG GGTTCACTTGTATATGGAGAGCATGGCCAACTTATTTATAGAGCAAACTTGGATGTAGATATATGCAAGGAG GCATGTTTGTACTCCATGAATCATAAAATTCCTCTTGTTGCATACTGTGAGGAACAATGTTTGACCTTGTTTGAACATCCTTCTGTCGACTTGTTGCACACTGTGCACCATGAGACCAAG GTAAAAGTGATGCCTTCAGTCGAGGACCTCTTGGAATATTCATCGATTCAG AAGTTGCTTTTCCTTGGCAACACGGATGAAGATTTTTCTGTCCTCACACGGCACTGGTCGGAACTAACAGAGGGGAAAGCATGTGTTATCAAAGGGCAGCTAAATGCACTTGAGATTGTTCCCCTTAATGCTTCAAAAGGTGGTGGTATAAGGGTTCTACTTGATCATCTCGGAATAACTGAAGAT TCTGATCTTGAGGTTGTTGGAGACTATACCAGATGGCTAAGCAACAAGTGA